A single window of Fischerella sp. PCC 9605 DNA harbors:
- a CDS encoding PAS domain-containing sensor histidine kinase, with the protein MNAYDFAHQIDAVRHRADVLGNQAKISPLPSSEILHQCLEELNTALEELHVAEEELRQQNEELATARQAMELERQRYQELFEFAPDGYLVTDPQGKIQEANRAAARLLCTSQKFLKGKLLINFIPENERRAFRSRLLRLHEMEQIQDWEVRMQTREGIRFDAAISVTMVRDNEGNLNGWRWLVRNITARKQAEAQMHAIRLENLQLQEASRMKSQFLAVMSHELRTPMNAILGFSQLLLRLPYHQFPPQARNMVERIFNSAKRLLALIEDILDFSKLESGRLELRLQEFNLAELVTATTEELRCLAEQKHLTLYIYINLSNPNIINDSDRVRQILVNLLSNAIKFTDIGGVSVEVMEIQDRIMLIVKDTGIGIAKADLKKIFQEFRQVNQCLTRKQGGTGLGLAIVDQLVHLMKGNITVESKLGEGSTFRVELPRIVSS; encoded by the coding sequence GTGAATGCATATGATTTTGCCCACCAAATAGATGCAGTGCGTCACCGTGCTGATGTGCTGGGAAATCAGGCTAAAATTTCACCTTTACCGTCATCAGAAATACTGCACCAATGTCTTGAGGAACTTAACACAGCATTGGAAGAATTGCATGTAGCAGAAGAAGAATTACGCCAGCAGAATGAGGAATTAGCTACTGCTCGTCAGGCGATGGAACTAGAACGCCAGCGCTACCAGGAACTGTTTGAGTTTGCGCCAGATGGCTATTTGGTGACTGATCCCCAAGGTAAAATTCAAGAAGCAAATCGTGCTGCTGCCAGGTTGCTATGTACATCACAAAAATTCCTCAAAGGCAAACTGCTGATTAACTTCATTCCAGAAAATGAGCGTCGTGCCTTTCGTTCCCGACTACTCCGTTTGCACGAGATGGAACAAATTCAGGATTGGGAAGTTCGCATGCAAACGCGAGAAGGTATTAGATTTGACGCTGCAATCAGCGTCACTATGGTGCGGGACAACGAAGGTAATCTCAATGGCTGGCGCTGGCTAGTGCGAAACATTACTGCCCGCAAACAAGCAGAGGCACAAATGCACGCTATCAGGCTTGAGAATTTGCAACTACAAGAAGCATCACGAATGAAATCGCAATTTTTGGCGGTGATGTCTCACGAACTGCGTACCCCGATGAATGCGATTTTGGGCTTTTCTCAACTGCTGTTACGCCTACCGTATCATCAGTTCCCCCCGCAGGCAAGAAATATGGTGGAACGCATTTTTAACAGCGCCAAACGCCTGCTAGCGCTGATCGAAGATATACTTGATTTCTCCAAGCTGGAGTCTGGGCGCTTGGAGTTGAGACTGCAAGAATTTAATTTGGCTGAATTAGTCACGGCTACTACAGAAGAACTGCGTTGTTTAGCCGAGCAGAAACACTTGACTTTGTATATTTATATCAATCTATCAAATCCTAACATTATCAACGACAGCGATCGCGTCCGGCAAATCTTAGTGAACCTGCTTTCCAACGCCATTAAATTTACTGACATTGGCGGCGTATCCGTCGAAGTGATGGAAATTCAAGACCGAATCATGCTGATAGTAAAGGATACAGGAATAGGTATAGCCAAAGCTGACTTAAAAAAAATCTTTCAAGAATTTCGGCAAGTTAATCAATGTCTTACACGCAAGCAGGGCGGTACAGGTTTAGGATTAGCAATTGTAGATCAATTAGTTCACTTGATGAAAGGAAACATCACCGTGGAAAGCAAACTCGGTGAAGGTTCAACTTTCCGTGTTGAGTTGCCAAGAATCGTTAGTAGTTAA
- a CDS encoding CheR family methyltransferase: MSSTDVNPDLENLLEYIKRNRGFDFRGYKRTSLSRRIKRRMQALGVESYSEYLDYLEVHPDEFVELFNTILINVTGFFRDAEAWEYIASEIIPTIITNKHLSQPIRVWSAGCASGEETYTIAMLLAEALGMEQYTTRVKVFATDVDAEALDYARHANYNPREIQSIPSQLLEKYFERTGGRYVVQKELRRGVIFGRHDLVQDAPISRIDMLVCRNTLMYFNSETQARILDRFHFALQDRGFLFLGKAEMLFTRNHSFTPLDLRRRVFTKVPNGNRRDMLLSITPLSSQQSTPEMVDPMTPIHQAAFEIDPIAQLIVDVHNSLVLANEQARTLFNLNPRDLGRPLQDLEISYRPLELRSRIDQVSTNRRAVILKEVEWSITEQETRYFDVQVIPLLNHNSDELLGVKIVFTDVTRFKQLQHELVHANQELETAYEELQSTNEELETTNEELQSTVEELETTNEELQSTNEELETMNEELQSTNEELHALNDELRQRSDELVQVNTFLESILAGLHSGVAVLNQDLHIQIWNYRAEDLWGVRADEVKGRHFLNLDIGLPVEQLRQTIRACLSGELPCPEVTLQATNRRGRGILCKVSCTPLRASTTRDIQGVILLMEELDSNE; the protein is encoded by the coding sequence ATGAGTTCTACTGATGTAAACCCAGACTTAGAAAACCTTTTAGAATACATCAAACGAAACCGTGGTTTTGATTTCAGGGGTTACAAACGTACCAGCTTAAGCCGCCGGATCAAAAGACGGATGCAAGCGCTTGGTGTTGAAAGTTACAGTGAATATCTGGACTATTTAGAAGTGCATCCAGACGAGTTTGTTGAGCTTTTTAACACGATCTTGATCAACGTTACCGGTTTCTTTCGAGATGCAGAAGCTTGGGAATACATAGCGAGTGAAATTATTCCCACAATTATTACCAACAAGCACCTCAGCCAACCGATTCGGGTATGGAGTGCTGGCTGCGCTTCCGGAGAAGAAACATATACCATAGCCATGTTGCTGGCGGAAGCATTGGGTATGGAACAATATACGACACGGGTGAAAGTCTTTGCTACCGATGTCGATGCGGAGGCTCTTGATTACGCCCGCCATGCCAATTACAACCCTAGAGAAATCCAATCAATTCCCTCACAGTTACTAGAAAAGTATTTTGAGCGAACAGGTGGTCGTTACGTTGTACAAAAAGAATTGCGTCGCGGTGTGATTTTTGGTCGTCACGATTTAGTTCAGGATGCACCTATTTCCAGAATTGACATGCTAGTGTGTCGCAATACGTTAATGTATTTCAACTCCGAAACCCAAGCGAGAATTCTGGATCGCTTTCACTTTGCCCTACAAGATCGCGGTTTTCTATTTTTGGGCAAAGCAGAAATGTTGTTTACCCGCAATCACTCTTTTACACCCTTAGATTTGCGGCGACGTGTATTTACAAAAGTACCAAACGGCAACCGCCGCGATATGTTGTTGAGCATAACTCCTTTGAGTAGCCAGCAATCCACCCCGGAGATGGTTGACCCGATGACTCCCATTCATCAAGCCGCCTTCGAGATCGATCCGATCGCCCAGCTGATAGTGGATGTTCACAACTCGTTGGTGCTAGCCAATGAACAAGCCCGCACTTTATTTAATCTCAATCCTAGAGATTTGGGCCGCCCCTTGCAAGACTTAGAAATATCCTACCGACCGCTGGAGTTGCGATCGCGCATTGACCAAGTTAGCACTAACCGCCGTGCGGTGATTTTGAAAGAGGTTGAGTGGTCAATTACAGAACAAGAAACTAGATATTTTGACGTCCAGGTCATACCACTGCTAAACCACAATAGCGACGAACTCTTGGGCGTGAAAATTGTCTTCACCGACGTTACCCGCTTTAAACAGTTACAACACGAACTGGTACACGCCAACCAAGAACTAGAAACGGCTTATGAAGAACTCCAATCTACCAACGAAGAATTGGAGACAACAAACGAGGAACTCCAATCCACCGTCGAAGAACTAGAAACCACTAACGAGGAACTCCAGTCTACTAACGAAGAACTGGAGACAATGAACGAGGAGCTCCAATCTACTAACGAAGAACTCCACGCCCTCAACGATGAACTGCGTCAACGCAGCGACGAACTTGTTCAAGTCAACACCTTTTTAGAATCGATTTTGGCTGGTTTGCACAGCGGCGTCGCTGTTCTCAACCAAGATTTGCACATCCAAATTTGGAACTATCGCGCTGAAGATCTCTGGGGTGTCCGCGCTGATGAAGTCAAAGGCAGACACTTTTTGAATCTGGATATCGGTTTACCAGTAGAACAACTCCGACAGACAATCCGTGCTTGTTTGTCAGGAGAATTACCATGTCCAGAAGTGACATTACAAGCTACAAATCGCCGTGGTAGGGGGATTTTATGCAAAGTCTCCTGCACACCCTTACGTGCTTCTACCACACGAGATATTCAAGGGGTAATTTTGTTAATGGAAGAACTCGACAGCAACGAATAA
- a CDS encoding chemotaxis protein CheB, with amino-acid sequence MTNNYIVVMTASAGGLKALSQILSKLPEDFPAPIAVVQHLAPHYASMLAEILSKRTPLVVKQAEAGDKLYPGTVYIAPPDQHLLVNPDAATLSLSHEKKVRHVRPAGDVLFQSAAASFCERAIAVVLTGMDSDGAAGAQAIKNMGGIVIAQDQATSEFFAMPQAAIRTGVVDFILPLDAIAPALLNLINK; translated from the coding sequence ATGACGAATAACTACATAGTAGTAATGACAGCATCAGCCGGTGGACTCAAAGCTTTGAGTCAAATATTATCCAAATTGCCCGAAGACTTTCCCGCCCCGATTGCTGTGGTGCAACATTTAGCTCCGCACTATGCCAGTATGTTGGCCGAGATCCTGAGTAAGCGCACACCTCTAGTAGTTAAGCAGGCAGAAGCGGGTGACAAGTTATACCCAGGCACGGTGTATATCGCTCCTCCCGACCAACACCTGTTGGTTAACCCAGACGCTGCAACTCTGTCTCTTTCCCATGAGAAAAAAGTACGTCATGTCCGCCCCGCAGGTGATGTGTTGTTTCAATCTGCGGCAGCTAGTTTCTGTGAACGAGCGATCGCTGTTGTTTTGACTGGTATGGATAGCGATGGCGCAGCAGGAGCGCAGGCAATCAAAAATATGGGTGGCATAGTTATTGCCCAAGATCAAGCAACTTCCGAATTTTTTGCGATGCCTCAAGCTGCAATTAGAACCGGGGTTGTGGATTTTATTTTGCCCTTGGATGCGATCGCTCCGGCTTTACTCAACTTAATTAATAAGTAA
- a CDS encoding chemotaxis protein CheB, giving the protein MPGHDIIVVGASAGGVEALTYLAKNLPPNIKAAIIIVLHVPAHSTSVLPRILNRAGSLPVSHARDGEAIVQGRVYVAPPNYHLLLKPGYISLSRGPTENSHRPAIDPLFRTAARAYGRRVVGVVLTGVLDDGTAGLKAVKMRRGVAIVQHPQDAMYAGMPRSAIENVDEIDYVLPLAEIPAVLLQLADTPVEGDAENPVPEEMEYESDMAELDMQALNSDNKPGQPSTFACPACGGTLWEFHEGDLLRFRCRTGHAFSSESLLAEQSDALEDALWSALRALEEKSSLARRMAKRMRDRHQNLSVQRLEQEAQDCEQRAEVIREVLLKKNGRGRHHRIEPDSNSTEEAIDDE; this is encoded by the coding sequence ATGCCTGGACACGATATAATCGTTGTCGGAGCATCAGCAGGCGGAGTTGAAGCACTTACATATCTGGCAAAAAATTTACCTCCAAACATCAAAGCTGCAATCATTATCGTCCTTCATGTTCCGGCTCATAGCACAAGTGTTTTGCCCCGTATCCTGAACCGAGCTGGGAGTTTGCCAGTATCCCACGCTAGAGATGGTGAAGCAATTGTTCAGGGACGGGTCTATGTTGCCCCGCCAAACTACCACTTACTGCTGAAACCAGGATACATCAGCTTATCGCGGGGCCCCACAGAGAACAGCCATCGCCCAGCTATCGATCCGCTGTTTCGTACCGCAGCACGAGCTTATGGGCGGCGAGTAGTTGGTGTTGTATTAACGGGTGTACTTGACGACGGTACGGCGGGACTAAAGGCAGTAAAAATGCGGCGTGGTGTGGCAATTGTCCAACACCCTCAAGATGCGATGTATGCGGGAATGCCCCGTAGTGCGATTGAGAATGTAGATGAAATTGACTATGTCCTGCCACTGGCGGAGATTCCTGCTGTACTGCTGCAACTAGCTGACACGCCTGTGGAAGGAGACGCAGAAAACCCAGTACCTGAAGAAATGGAATATGAATCTGACATGGCAGAACTCGATATGCAAGCGTTAAATAGTGACAATAAACCCGGCCAACCGTCAACCTTTGCCTGTCCGGCATGTGGTGGTACTCTCTGGGAATTCCACGAGGGAGATTTGTTGCGGTTTCGATGCCGCACGGGTCATGCATTCTCGTCAGAAAGTCTGTTGGCAGAGCAATCTGATGCTTTGGAGGATGCGCTGTGGAGCGCTCTTAGGGCATTGGAGGAAAAATCTTCTCTCGCACGTCGCATGGCTAAGCGGATGCGCGATCGCCACCAAAACTTGTCAGTACAACGATTGGAACAAGAGGCTCAAGATTGCGAACAGCGTGCTGAGGTTATCCGAGAAGTGCTACTCAAGAAAAATGGACGTGGCAGGCATCACAGAATTGAACCTGACTCCAACTCCACAGAAGAAGCGATAGATGACGAATAA
- a CDS encoding sensor histidine kinase: MDFSQLLSEKTNTIVEKWVTAVRVDEQIESADSLPRTNIRDHIPHVLAAIITVLSESTDSDIELLVRASLTHGVFRAKQGFDPAEIAWEYRLLRQEIFFAINAELQLGTVTEVIRAVRVINAVVDEAIAQCFKSYTQERLRELEELQSQLMLTNEQLIRLVNTTQENFSVLAHELKTPLNSIINYSDLFLRQARQRPDIRDTLPSVENIERVLRNGRQLLSLINSALELSRCKAAKIQLHLVPTDVRSAINHVVEIMEPLADAKRLEMVIDTSGAPDQVVTDSLRLQQILTNLLSNAIRYTQSGTIQLTCQVLSNNQWSIAISDTGVGIPPEDQPHIFDPFYRSRSASHTRLPDSTGLGLAIVKQLVELLQGRIELVSRFGVGSTFTVILPLEVKSIS, encoded by the coding sequence ATGGATTTTAGTCAACTGCTGAGTGAAAAAACTAACACGATTGTCGAGAAGTGGGTTACAGCTGTTCGCGTTGACGAGCAAATTGAGAGTGCCGATTCACTACCTCGCACGAATATACGGGATCATATTCCCCATGTCTTAGCAGCAATAATAACTGTGCTTTCTGAATCGACTGACAGTGATATTGAGTTGCTAGTTCGGGCAAGTTTGACGCATGGCGTTTTCAGAGCTAAACAGGGCTTTGACCCCGCTGAAATCGCATGGGAGTATCGCCTACTGCGCCAAGAGATATTTTTTGCAATCAATGCAGAGCTACAGTTAGGAACAGTTACAGAAGTGATTCGAGCCGTGAGGGTGATTAATGCTGTAGTAGATGAAGCCATTGCTCAGTGCTTTAAAAGCTATACACAGGAGCGGTTGCGTGAACTAGAGGAACTGCAAAGTCAGCTGATGCTTACGAATGAGCAACTGATTCGCTTGGTGAACACGACTCAGGAAAATTTCTCTGTGCTAGCTCACGAACTCAAAACCCCTCTCAACTCGATCATTAACTACTCAGATTTGTTTTTGCGCCAAGCCCGACAGCGCCCAGATATAAGGGACACTCTGCCTAGCGTCGAAAACATCGAGCGAGTGCTACGCAATGGTCGCCAATTACTCAGCCTGATTAACTCAGCACTGGAACTTTCTCGATGCAAAGCTGCGAAAATACAACTGCATTTAGTACCAACAGATGTGCGCTCAGCGATTAATCATGTTGTGGAGATAATGGAGCCTCTAGCCGATGCGAAAAGGCTTGAGATGGTAATTGACACCTCTGGCGCTCCCGATCAAGTTGTAACAGATTCCTTGCGATTACAGCAAATCCTCACGAATCTTCTAAGTAATGCGATTCGATACACACAGTCGGGAACCATCCAATTAACGTGTCAGGTGCTATCTAATAACCAATGGTCTATTGCAATAAGTGATACAGGAGTGGGAATTCCACCAGAAGACCAACCGCATATCTTTGATCCCTTCTATCGATCGCGCTCTGCTTCACACACTCGCTTACCCGATAGTACTGGCTTAGGATTGGCAATAGTCAAGCAGCTTGTCGAACTATTGCAAGGCAGAATAGAACTGGTTTCGCGCTTTGGGGTTGGCTCTACCTTCACTGTCATTTTACCGCTAGAAGTCAAAAGTATTTCCTGA
- a CDS encoding ABC transporter ATP-binding protein produces the protein MKEAILDVRNLQVEFTGDDKIVKALDGISFQLHRGETLGIVGESGSGKSVTALAVMGLLQSPGRVTGGEIWFRANENSKPINLLELPAEEVQLHRGGDIAMIFQEPMSSLNPVYNIGFQLTEAILRHQNISVAEARQQAIARLQEVKLLKSDEQIKQQYLHTWQHSSFGSTTIDEHKLLKLVNQHKEAILERYPHQLSGGQLQRVMIAMAISCNPLVLIADEPTTALDVTVQATIIDLLRELQASRDMALIFISHDLGLIAEIADKVAVMYRGKIVEFEDAIKIFANPQHPYTKGLVACRPTLNRRPRKLLTVSDYMSVEEVPAGELVIQAKEPTEPPDVTAEEIAQRLADLEREQPLLEVRDLKVGFPIKGMFGGTKRYHMAVNGVSFDVKKGETVGLVGESGCGKTTLGRTLLRLIEPMGGQIIFEGRDITTLKGETLQKLRREMQIVFQNPFSSLDPRMKVGDAIMEPLVIHSIGKTKQARRERAAYLLERVGLSADAMNRYPHQFSGGQRQRICIARSLALNPKFIICDESVSALDVSVQAQVLNLLKELQDEFGLTYIFISHDLSVVKFMSDRILVMNHGEIVEQGIAEHIYREPKQEYTQKLIAAIPTGSRERVHKGKLRAS, from the coding sequence ATGAAAGAAGCTATCCTAGATGTTCGCAATCTGCAAGTGGAATTTACTGGTGATGACAAAATAGTCAAAGCTCTAGATGGTATTTCCTTTCAATTGCATCGAGGTGAAACTCTAGGCATAGTAGGAGAGTCGGGGAGTGGCAAATCAGTCACAGCCCTAGCAGTAATGGGTTTATTACAGTCTCCGGGTAGGGTAACAGGTGGGGAAATCTGGTTTCGTGCCAATGAAAATAGCAAACCTATCAATTTGCTAGAGTTGCCTGCTGAAGAAGTTCAGCTACACAGAGGCGGCGATATTGCCATGATTTTCCAGGAACCGATGAGTTCGCTCAATCCGGTTTATAACATTGGCTTTCAACTCACAGAAGCAATTTTGCGGCATCAGAATATTTCCGTAGCCGAAGCACGACAACAAGCGATCGCTCGTTTGCAAGAAGTAAAATTGCTCAAGAGCGATGAGCAAATTAAGCAGCAGTATCTTCACACTTGGCAACACTCATCTTTTGGTTCAACCACCATAGACGAGCACAAGCTGCTTAAGTTAGTCAACCAACACAAAGAAGCAATACTAGAACGCTACCCGCATCAACTTTCTGGTGGTCAGTTGCAACGGGTAATGATTGCGATGGCAATCTCCTGCAACCCCTTGGTATTAATTGCCGACGAACCAACTACCGCCTTGGATGTGACAGTGCAAGCGACAATTATTGATTTGCTGCGAGAATTGCAGGCTAGTCGCGACATGGCACTGATTTTCATCAGCCACGACTTGGGACTAATTGCAGAAATTGCGGATAAAGTTGCGGTGATGTACAGAGGCAAAATTGTTGAATTCGAGGATGCAATCAAAATTTTTGCTAATCCCCAGCATCCCTATACTAAAGGCTTAGTAGCTTGCCGCCCCACACTCAACCGCCGTCCCCGCAAACTGCTGACAGTTTCTGATTACATGAGTGTGGAGGAAGTACCAGCAGGAGAACTAGTAATTCAAGCTAAAGAACCCACAGAACCACCGGATGTAACGGCTGAGGAAATCGCTCAAAGATTGGCAGACTTAGAAAGAGAACAGCCTCTTTTGGAAGTGCGTGACCTTAAGGTTGGTTTTCCCATCAAAGGAATGTTTGGTGGCACAAAACGTTACCATATGGCAGTGAATGGTGTTTCCTTTGATGTCAAAAAAGGGGAAACTGTGGGCTTGGTAGGAGAATCTGGTTGTGGCAAAACCACTCTGGGCAGAACTTTGCTGCGATTAATTGAGCCGATGGGCGGTCAAATAATATTTGAGGGGCGAGACATCACCACCCTGAAGGGAGAGACGTTGCAAAAACTGCGCCGAGAAATGCAAATTGTCTTCCAAAACCCCTTTAGCTCCCTCGATCCCCGTATGAAGGTGGGAGACGCCATCATGGAACCGTTGGTGATTCACTCTATTGGCAAAACAAAGCAAGCAAGGCGAGAACGCGCCGCTTATTTGTTAGAACGGGTGGGGTTGAGTGCAGATGCCATGAATCGCTATCCGCATCAATTTTCTGGTGGTCAACGCCAGCGGATTTGTATCGCTCGCTCTTTGGCCTTGAATCCCAAATTTATCATCTGCGATGAATCGGTTTCGGCGTTGGATGTGTCAGTACAGGCGCAGGTATTGAATTTGCTGAAAGAATTGCAAGACGAATTTGGTTTAACTTATATCTTTATTTCCCACGACTTGAGTGTGGTGAAATTTATGAGCGATCGCATTTTGGTAATGAATCATGGTGAAATTGTCGAGCAAGGCATAGCAGAACATATCTACCGCGAACCAAAACAAGAGTACACGCAGAAGTTAATTGCTGCAATTCCTACTGGCAGCCGCGAACGGGTACACAAAGGAAAATTGCGGGCATCTTAG
- a CDS encoding single-stranded DNA-binding protein — protein sequence MNSCILMAEIVKEPELRFTPDGLEVTEMLVQFPAQREGDPAANLKVVGWGNMAKEIQQNYHIGDRVLLEGRLGMHTIERPEGFKEKRAELTVQKIYSVSGGINTSSSPAVMATTSVPATTASKAKAAASYDSPPPASTPAASNVGVASQNDFSQSTSQSSNYERSSYPPVVPNQEPDVDDIPF from the coding sequence ATGAACAGCTGCATTTTAATGGCGGAAATTGTTAAAGAACCAGAACTCCGCTTTACACCAGATGGATTGGAAGTAACAGAAATGTTAGTGCAGTTCCCAGCACAGCGGGAAGGTGATCCTGCTGCAAATTTAAAAGTTGTAGGCTGGGGCAACATGGCAAAAGAAATTCAGCAAAACTATCACATTGGCGATCGCGTGCTTCTAGAAGGACGCTTAGGTATGCATACTATTGAGCGTCCAGAAGGTTTCAAAGAAAAGCGTGCTGAATTGACAGTGCAAAAAATTTACTCTGTATCAGGTGGTATTAATACCAGTTCATCACCAGCAGTGATGGCTACGACCTCTGTGCCTGCTACTACTGCCAGCAAAGCCAAAGCCGCTGCTAGTTACGATTCGCCACCTCCGGCATCAACTCCAGCTGCAAGTAACGTTGGCGTCGCTTCCCAAAATGATTTCTCTCAATCCACATCTCAAAGCTCAAATTACGAGCGTAGTTCTTATCCTCCTGTAGTACCAAACCAAGAACCAGATGTTGATGACATCCCTTTCTAG
- a CDS encoding FAD-dependent oxidoreductase, which translates to MASHITSNSSSQETPTPVHDIVDAQTTNCCIVGGGPAGAVLALLLARQGIPVMLLEAHKDFDRDFRGDTIHPSVMEIMEELGLADRLLQLPHAKIQQMRIRTPETTVTLADFSHLKTRYSYIMILPQVKFLEFITAEAQKYPNFQLVMGANVQELIEEDGVVKGVRYRGHGGWHEVRAILTVGADGRHSRLRQLGGFASIQTSPPMDVLWFRLPKRPEDPEGAMGRIGRGHILVMLDRGEQWQIAYLIPKGGYQEIRATGMEALRKSIVEVVPELQDRIEHLQNWSQIAFLSVESSRLVRWYRLGLLLIGDAAHVMSPVGGVGINYAIQDAVVAANVLSQPLKQGRVELRHLAKVQRQRELPTRVIQAFQAFMQQRIAARVLSSNQQFQLPPWLRLPWLRDLLARLIAYGIFPAHVTT; encoded by the coding sequence ATGGCTTCTCACATTACCTCAAATTCTTCTTCTCAAGAGACGCCAACCCCTGTTCATGACATTGTAGACGCACAAACCACAAATTGTTGCATTGTTGGTGGAGGGCCAGCAGGTGCTGTTCTTGCTCTACTTTTAGCACGTCAAGGCATACCCGTAATGCTGCTGGAAGCGCACAAAGATTTTGACCGCGATTTCCGGGGAGACACCATTCACCCATCGGTGATGGAAATTATGGAGGAACTAGGTTTGGCAGACCGCTTGCTGCAACTTCCTCATGCCAAAATACAACAAATGAGGATTCGGACTCCGGAAACTACTGTCACTCTGGCTGATTTCAGCCACCTAAAAACCCGCTATTCCTACATAATGATACTTCCGCAGGTGAAATTTCTGGAGTTTATTACCGCCGAAGCGCAAAAATACCCAAATTTTCAGTTAGTCATGGGTGCGAATGTGCAGGAATTGATTGAGGAAGATGGAGTAGTTAAAGGCGTGCGCTATCGCGGACATGGTGGCTGGCATGAAGTCCGGGCAATCCTGACGGTGGGTGCAGATGGGCGTCATTCGCGTCTGCGCCAACTGGGTGGCTTTGCATCGATCCAAACTTCACCACCGATGGATGTGCTGTGGTTTCGTCTACCCAAGCGACCAGAAGACCCGGAGGGTGCGATGGGGCGCATCGGTCGCGGTCATATCTTAGTAATGCTCGATCGCGGCGAACAATGGCAAATTGCTTACTTGATTCCCAAGGGAGGCTATCAAGAAATTCGTGCTACTGGTATGGAAGCTTTAAGAAAGTCGATTGTGGAAGTAGTGCCAGAGTTACAAGACCGGATCGAACACCTACAAAATTGGTCGCAGATCGCTTTTCTATCGGTAGAGTCCAGTCGTCTAGTGCGTTGGTATCGTCTCGGACTGCTACTCATTGGTGACGCCGCCCATGTTATGTCCCCTGTCGGTGGAGTTGGTATTAACTATGCTATTCAAGATGCTGTTGTCGCTGCTAACGTCTTGAGTCAACCACTCAAACAAGGACGTGTAGAACTGCGCCACCTTGCGAAAGTGCAGCGCCAGCGAGAATTACCAACCCGCGTTATCCAAGCATTCCAGGCTTTTATGCAGCAGCGAATAGCAGCCCGGGTTCTGAGTTCAAACCAACAGTTTCAGTTACCTCCTTGGTTACGCTTGCCCTGGTTGCGTGACTTGTTAGCGCGGTTGATAGCCTATGGCATTTTTCCCGCTCACGTCACTACCTGA